The genomic segment ATGCCGGTCCGGCGCTGCGGCGACCGGCTTCCTCCACAGCGCGAACGTATCGCCGGGCTCGGACATCGGATTCGGCTGTGGAGAGCCGCTTCGGCGTGTCGCCGGCGTGTCGCCGCCCCACCCCGGGCAGGACGTCGGCGGTTCCGCCGGACACCATCGCATGACGTAGCGTTGACAGGTGGCCGGCTACCGGGAACTCCTGCGCACCCCTGGCGTCGCCCGCATCATCGCCGCCCAGCTGACCGCCCGCTTCCCCAACGGCATGATCAGCCTGGTGATCCTCCTGCACATCGAGGGGATCACCGGTTCGTACGGTGCTGCGGGAGTGGTGCTGGCGGCCGTCTCGATCGGCCAGGCCCTCGCCGGACCCGTCACCAGCCGGTGGATGGGCCGCTGGGGCATGCGGCGCGTGCTGACTCTGACGACGGCCGTGTGCGCGGCATCCCTCACCGCCATCGCCTTCCTGATCGTCCCCGTCCCGGTCTACATCGTGCTCGGGTTCCTCGCCGGCGCCTCGACGCCGCCGATCGTGGCCGCCGTGCGGACGATCTACGCGAAGATGGTCAACTCGATGCAGCTGACCGCGCTCTACTCGCTGGATGCGTCGCTGCAGGAGGTCATCTGGATCCTCGCCCCCGTCCTCATCACCTTCGTCGCTACGCAGGCGGGCACGGTGGCCGGGCTGGTGCTGGTGGTGCTGATCCTGGTGTCGGGCGGGACGTGGTTCATCCTGTCGCCCGAGGTGGGACGGGTCCGTATCCCCCGCAGCAAGCGGTCGTTCGGCACGGTGCTCACCCGCCCGGCGATCCTCATCGCGACGGTGATCGGCTTCCTCCTCATCGGGTCGTTCGCCGCGGTGGAGGCCGCGGTCGTCGCGACCTTCGACCACGGGGGGCTCGAGGCCGGGCTGGTGCTGGCGGTCTTCTCGGTCGGCAGCCTCATCGGCGGCTTCGCGTTCGGGCACCTGCCGATGGGTCCGTGGGCGATGGCCCGCCGGCTGAGCGTGGTCGCCCTCGGGCTGGCGCTGACCTCGCTCTGGCTCAACGTGTGGTGGATCGGCGCCACGCTGTTCGTCGCGGGGATCGGCATCGCGCCGGCGCTCGCGGTGCTCTCGGCGGTGACCACGGCGAGCGTCAAGTTCAGCGACACGGCGGAGGCCTTCGGGTGGGTCGGCACCGGCCAGCTCATCGGCGCGGCGGTGGGCTCGGCGGTCACGGGCTTCCTCATCGACGGCCCCGGCGGCGTGACCGCGGCCTACGTCGCAGCGGCGGCGTTCTGCGGTCTCGGGCTCGTCGTGGCCGTCGCCTTCGTCCGCGGCCTTCCGGATCTGCGGACGCGGGGGGCGAGCCCGATCCCCGACACCGAGCCGGTGCCGACGATCGGCTGACCCCTCGCGCCCTTCGGTCCCCGCGACAACAGTCCCCGCGCGCGACTCGCCAAGACACGCCGAACGGATGCCTCCCGCCCGGCGTGTTCTGGCTACTCAAGGCAACGCCCCTAGGTGTGATGTCCAGGGACGTTGTTGCGTGAATCGCGTGTGATCTGCTGACGGGCGAAGGCCTCCCGTTGCGAGAGTGGAGCTGTCTAGGAACCGCTCACGCATCACAGGAGGCCTTCGTTGTCCCACGCTAACGCTGCTCTGACCCCGCGCGCTCGTCTGCGGCTGGCCAAGCTCATCGTCGAGGAGCATTGGCCGGTCGCCGTCGCGGCGAAGATGTTCATGACCTCACCGCCGACGGCGCGCAAGTGGGCGGCCCGGTTCCGGGCCGAAGGGCCCGCGGGAATGATTGACCGGTCCAGCCGGCCGCGCTCGATGCCGGCCAAGACGCCGCCCGCGACAGTGAAACGGATCGTGCGGTTGCGGTGGCGTCGGCGGCTGGGGCCGGTGCAGATCGCCGGCGAGCTCGGCGTTCCCGCCTCAACGGTGCATGCGGTGCTGGTGCGGGCCCGGATCAACCGGCTCAGCCACATCGACCGGGTCACCGGCGAGCCGATCCGCCGCTACGAACACGACCATCCCGGATCCCTGATCCACGTCGACGTCACCAAGTTCGGCAACATCCCCGACGGCGGCGGCTGGCGCTACGTCGGCAAGCAGCAAGGCAAGAAGAACAAGCAGCGCGCCGCCCGCGCCGGCGCCGGATACACCGAGAAAGGGCATCCCAACATCGGCACCGCGTTCCTGCACACCGTCATCGACGACCACTCCCGCGTCGCCTACGTCGAGATCTGCAGCGATGAGCGCGCCGTCACCGCGATCGGCGTGCTCGAACGCGCGGTCGCATGGTTCGCTGACCGCGGCGTCACCGTCGAGCGAGTCTTGTCCGACAACGGATCGGCCTATCGCTCCCACGCCTGGAAAGACGCCTGCGCCATGCTCGGCATCCGACACAAACGGACCCGCCCCTACCGCCCGCAGACGAACGGGAAGATAGAACGCTTCCATCGCACCCTCGCCGACGGCTGGGCCTATGCCCGCTTCTACCCCTCAGACACCGAGCGTCGCGCCGCGCTGCCCGGCTGGCTGCACTTCTACAATCAGCACAGGCGCCACTCCGCCATCGGAGCCCCACCCTTCAGCAGACTCAACAACCTGCCTGGACATCACACCTAGGCCGGGTCACGGTCCCGCGACTCGCCAATACACGCCGAACGGATGCCTCGCCGCCGGCGTGTTCTGGCGACTCGAGGTAACACCGCCGGGCACGGTCCCGCGACTCGCCAATACACGCCGGACGGAGGCCTCGTCCCCGGCGTGTTCTGGCGACTCGAATCAACGCCCCCGGCGTGTTCTGGCTACTCGAGGCAACGCCCCTGGGCCGGGTCACGGTCCCGCGACTCGCCAAGACACGCCGAACGGATGCCTCGCCGCCGGCGTGTCCTGGCGACTCGAGGCAACGCCCCGGCGCAGGGCCCAGCGTGTTCGGCGACTCGAGGTCACGCCAGGCGGCGCAGGAGCTCCAGCACGGCGAGCGCATACGCGTCGGCCGGCTCGGGATGCTCGAAGACCCGCCGCTGTCCGCCCAGCACGATCTCGACCTCATGGGTGTCGGGAAGTCGCCTGAGGGCGCGGAAGGCTCCGCGCAGCAGCTCCCGCAGCTGGTGCTCGTGGGGCAGCCACAGTGCGTCCTCGAGGGCGACGGAATCCAGCGCCCACTCGGTGGTGCCGTTGAAGGCCAGCAGCTTGCCGGTGGCGTACTCCCGTGGCTCGATCGTCATCTCGCTGACCGTGAAGACATCGGCCTCGAACTCGGGCTCGTCGAGCTGGAACCGATCGCCCGACCGCGGGTGCCAGATCAGGCCGGCGTCGCGGAGGGCCATCGCCAGTTCGGTCGAGATCACCAGACCATTCTCCGCGCGCCGGGCGTCACGCGGCGACGGAAGGCACGGGTCGCGCCTTCTCGGGCGGCGACCCGACGCCGGCGGCGCCCGCCGTCTCGTCGTCCCATTCCAGGACCACGCCGCGGCTCGACAAGGCCTCCTCCGCGAGCGTGCGCAGGTACTCGCGGTCGAGCGTCTCGGGCTCGGGCCCGTCGAAGACGAATCGAAGCGGGATCGACGGCTGAATCCACACCGACGTGCGGCCCCGCGCCGGGTCCTCTCCGTGCCGCCACGTCAGCATGAACGACTCGCCGCGACGCAGCTTGGTCGCCGCGAGGACCTTGACGTGTGCGAGCACGTGGTCCGGGATCTCGGCCGGACAAGTCTCGGCTCCGTAGTACAGCTGTGCCATCTCTCCTCCTCCTCCGGGGTGCGCACATCGGGCCACCGTCTGTCAATACCAGTGAACATGATCACTGCTGCTGTGTAATTCACTTGACGTCATGCCCCTTGACCCAGTACCCCCACGGAGACGAAATGACGATGGCGCAGAGCGTCGCAGCGCGCTACCAGGAGGATCGCTCGATCACCACCTGGCACGAGGTCGACAGCGGCTTCTGGGTGGGGAGCGCCGCCGGCGAATTCGTCGGGTCCGTCGAGCGTCTGGGGCGGGCACGATACGTCGCACGCGACGAGGTCAGCCGAGCGCTGGGCGAGTTCGTCGGGCTGCGCCACGCGCGGAACGCCATCGTCGCGCGACACCCGTAGCCGTCACCGGGGAGGCCGAATGCCGCAGAGCGAGACGTCCCCCGCGTGCAGTATCCGCGCGATCGGCGTGCGCACGTCCCGGTTCCCACTTCGCGCGCTGCGGCGCGCGCTCCTAGGCTGAGCGCATGCCTTCTCCCGTGACGCTGCCCCGCCTGTCGTGGGGTGAGGCCGCAGCCCCGCGCCGCGCGCTCCTCGTGCACGGCCTGGGCTCGAACGGCGCGCTCATGTGGCGATACGGCGTCACGCTGGCCGACGCGGGATGGCGGGCGGATGCCGTCGACCTGCGCGGCCACGGATCCGCACCGCGTGTCCTGGACTACCGTCTCGAGGCCTACGGTGCCGACGTGCTGGCCGCACGCCCCGGCGGCGGCCCGTGGGACCTCGTGATCGGGCACTCGCTCGGCGGCGCGGCATCCGTCCTCGCCACCGCGGCCGACCCGGACTGGACGCGAAGGCTCGTGCTCATCGATCCGGCCATCTCGCTGACCGAGCGCGACCGGGACATCGTCCGCGACAGCCAGACCCGGTCCTTCGACGACCCGTCGCAGACGGCGGTGCGCGCGGAGCATCCGGACTGGCACCCGCAGGACATCGAGCTGAAGGCGCTTTCAGCTCAGCAGGCGAGCCGATGGGCGGTCGAGCAGACCAGCGCGCAGAACCCGCGCTGGGATGTGACCGAGGCGGCGCTGTGCATCGGAGTGCCGACGCACGTGATCGCCTCCGACCCGCATGTGTACTCGATCTTCCGAGGGAAGCCCGCCGAGTCCGCCGTCGCGGCGAACCCGCACATCACGGTGTCCTTCGTGCCGGGCGCCGGGCACTCGCCCCACCGGGACCGTCCGGAGGAGACGATGGCGGCGCTGCGGGCAGCGATCGGGTAGAGCTCACCCAGGATCGGCCGCGCGACGAGAACCTCGGACGGCGTCGCCATCGGCACATCCTCGCGGAAGAATGGCGGGGTGACCTCCTTCGATCCGCGCGAGATCCTCGACGACGATCTGCTCGAGCGCTTCCGCACCCGCGCTGCCGTCCACGACCGGGAGAACACGTTCCCCGGCGATGACCTCGCCGAACTGAAGCGCATCGGCTACCTGTCGATCCTCGCCCCGCGTGAGCTCGGTGGAGCCGGCCTGGGCCTGGCCGAGGCATCCGTCCTCCAGCAGCGCCTCGCCGGCGCGGCGCCCGCCACCGCGCTCGCGGTCAACATGCACCTGGTGTGGACCGGTGTCGCCAAGGTGCTGGCTGACCGCGGCGACGATGCGCTGCGGTTCGTGCTCGAGGGCGCCGTCGCGGGCGACGTGTTCGCCTTCGGCATCAGCGAGGCAGGCAACGACCTGGTGCTGTTCGGCAGCGACACGGATGCCGCGCCCCTGCCGGACGGCGGCTACGCGTTCACCGGCACGAAGATCTTCACCTCGCTCGCCCCGGTCTGGACCCAGCTGGGCCTGCACGGGCTGGACACCTCATCGGAGGACGCGCCGCAGCTGGTCTACGCGTTCGTGCCCCGGTCCGAGGTGCAGGCGGGCCGTGTCACGGTGCGCGACGACTGGGACACGCTCGGCATGCGCGGCACGCAGTCCCGCACGACGGTGCTCCGCGACGCGGTGGCACCCGCCGACCGGGTGGTGCGCCGGCTCCCTCCCGGTCCCCAGCCCGATCCACTCGTCTTCGGCATCTTCAGCACCTTCGAGCTGCTGCTCGCCTCGGTCTACACCGGCATCGCCCGTCGCGCCCTCGACCTCGCGGTCGCCGCCTCGCAGTCCCGCACATCGAAGAAGACCGGCCGCGCCTACAGTCAGGACCCCGACATCCGATGGCGGATCGCCGAGATGGCGCTCGCGTACGAAGCCCTTCCGCCGCAGCTCGAATCGCTGGCGCGGGATGTCGACGGACTCACGGACCACGGCGCGCGCTGGTTCTCGCTGCTGGCGGGCGTCAAGCACCGGGCGGTGACGGCGGCGAAGGCGATCGTCGACGACGCGGTCCTGGTCGCGGGCGGCTCGTCGTACTTCAACCGGAACGAGCTCAGCCGGCTCTACCGCGACGTGCTCGCGGGCCTCTTCCACCCCTCCGACCCCGAATCGGCCCACTCGGCCGTCGCGTCCGCGTGGCTCGGGCCCCTCGAGGAGTGAGCGCACCGCTTCCGCCGACGCGGCTGGGGCGATAGAGTTCGCCCGAACCGGACCAGCCCGGTATCAACTACCCACCCTCGCCCCGGCGAGTCCCCGATGACGTGGACCGCAGGTCGGCATCCGCTCTCGACGGTGCCGAGTTGCTCGTGCATCCGATCCCGTCTCCCGGGGCAATCGCGGAGGCTTCCGAGAGGACCGACTGCGATGACCACCTCCGCTGATCCGAGCGAGCGACGAGCGTCGCGCCGCCGCCGGCTGACCGCCCTGCCCGCCACCGTGGGCGCAATCGTCGGGTTGACCGCGACCGCACTGCTGGCCGCCCCCGCCGGCGCAGCGCCGCCGCCGGTCCCCGGTGCCGGCACGTACACGGTCGAGGACGTGAACGAGGTCGACTTCGGCAACGACGGCACCATCGATCAGTCGACGACCGTCACGAAGACCTTCGACCGAAAGGGACGCGTGCTGTCGCATCTCTCGGAGGATCGGCGCCCCGATGGAACGGTGTCGCTGGTGGTGACCACCACATGGGAGTACGACCGCCAGGGGAAGACGCTCGCCTACACGACCGACACGGACTACGAGGGCGACCAGGTGCTCGATGCCCGTCAGCAGGTCCGTTTCGCGTACGACCGCTCGGGCCGGCTGGTGCAGGTCGTTCAGACGTACGACAACGGCGCGGACGGCGTCGATGTCCTCACGACGACATACACGGTGACCTCGGCCAAGAAGCCGGAGATCTCCTCGACGACGGAGTCCGACTACGACGGCGACGGCGTGCCCGACGAGCGAACTGTCGAGACGACCACGTTCGATCAGCGGGGGAACGCCGTGCTGGAGACGAGCACCACCGACAACCGCGCCGACGGATCCATCGAGGTCGAGCGGCGCGTGACGCGCACCTTCGACAAGAACACGCTGATCAGCGAGCTCGACGAGGAGATCCGTCCCTTCTCGTCGTCGTCCCTCACGACGTACACGTACGACCGCAAGGGTCAGTTGACCGGCGTGACGGAGACCTTCGAGCCGTCGGGGTACTCGATTGTCACGACGTTCTCCTTCGACGCGAGGGGCGTCTTCACCGGCTCCACGCGCCTCACAGACGGGAACGGTGACGGTGTCGTGGACGAGGAGATCATCGAGACCGTCGAATCGGACGATCAGGGTCGACCAGTGGTCCGCCAGGTGGACACCTTCGGAAACGGCGATCCCTACCGGGAGACCACGACGTCCGTCTACGACGGCGACTTCCTCGTGGACGAGACCATCACGCTGGACCGGTTCATCGACGGGGTGCCGGAGAACATCGAACGACGGACCTGGGTCATCTCCGACGGGCGCGTCGTCGAGCTCACCTACGCGAACGACGAGGGTGGGGACGGCATCGTCGACTACCTCCTCCGCGCGACCACGGTCTACGACGACCGCGGCGAGGTGGTCTCCTCCGTCACCGAGACGGATCAGGACGGAGACGGGGTCATAGACGTGATCGAGACGCACACCCGCACCGTGCGGTAACGGCTCCCGACGCATGGGCGGCGGGCGCCGGCTCCCCGTCGCCTACCTCGCGACGGCCACCGCCGCAACCACCTGGGCCCACCTCCCCCGCGCGACCGGTCGCGTGCGAGGATGACCCCATGGCGAGGACCCCGACGCATCTGCTGAGCCCCGCCGACCAGGAGCGGCGCCGGGGGCTGCGCACGATGAAGGGTGTGGCGCTGGGAGCACTCGTCTTCATGGCCGTGCTGTTCGCGTTCTCGTTCGCCTTCCAGCAGGATGTGCCGGCCCTCGCCTACGTCCGCGCGGCCGCCGAGGGAGGCATGGTCGGGGCGCTGGCGGACTGGTTCGCGGTGACCGCGCTGTTCCGGCACCCGCTCGGGATCCCGATCCCCCACACCGCGATCATCCCGAGCCGCAAGGACGAGATCGGCCACACCCTGGGCGAGTTCGTCGAGACCGAGTTCCTTCGGGGCGACGTGGTGCGGGCCAAGCTCGAGCAGACCGCGATCTCGGCGCGCCTCGGCGAGTGGCTGAGCGAGCCCGAGCATGCCGAGCGCGTGGCGGCGGAGGCATCGGTCATGGCCGGCAGCGTCGTGCGGGCGCTCAGCGACGAGGAGGTCGGCGACCTGCTGGAGGAGCTCGCCCGCGAGCATCTGATCGCTCCGGAGTGGGGTCCCCCGGTGGGCGCGTGGCTCGGGCGGATCATCGACGCCGGCGGCCACCACGCCGCGGTGGACCTCGCCGCAGACACGGTGTCGGCCTGGCTCGCCGCCAACCGGGCTGCGTTCGGCGGCCTGGTGTCCCGGCGCCTGCCGTCGTGGGTGCCCTCGGTCGCGCATCGCTTCGTCGACGACACGGTCTACAACGAGGCGGTGAAGCTCGTGGCGGCGATCCGCGCCGATCCGCAGCATCCCGCGCGCGTCGCCCTCGACGGCTATTTCACTCGCCTCGCCGAGAACCTGCAGCACGATCCGGCGACGATCGGGCGCTTCGAGGACGCCAAGCTCGCCGTCTTCGACAGTCCCCGCGTGCGCGAGCTCGCCTCGGAAGCATGGACCACCGCGAAGGCCGGGCTGCTGAGCTCGCTCGCAGACCCGGAAAGCGGACTGCGCCGCCGGGCCGCGGAGGCGCTGGCCGAGATCGGCGGGCGATTGACGACGGATGCCGCCCTCCAGCGTCGCGTGGACGGCTGGGTGACCGACGCCGCGGTGTTCCTCGTCGACCGCTACCGCCACGACATCGCCTCGATCATCACCGACACCGTCGAGCGCTGGGACCCGGTCGAGACCACGGAGAAGATCGAGCTCATGGTCGGCCGCGACCTGCAGTACATCCGGCTCAACGGCACGATCGTGGGCTCACTCGCCGGCCTGGCGATCTTCACGGTGGCCCACGCGCTGCTGGGCTGACGAGCGGGAGGGGCGCCGGGTGATCCGGTCGCCGTGTAAACACTCGATGACAGAACGGCGCGGGGCGCTGCGCAGCGGGTTGACTGGAGTCGTGTCCGACGACCTGCGCAGCCAGCTCCTCTTCACCTACGGCACCCTGCAGCACCCCGACGTGCAGCTCGACACCTTCGGCAGGCTGCTCGACGGCGACGACGACGCGCTGCCTGGTTACACCGTCGACTACGCCGAGATCGAGGACCGCCGCGTCGTGGACCTGTCGGGACTCTCGGTGCACCCGGTCGTGCGCGAGACGGGCAATCCCCTCGACAAGGTCGTCGGCAGGGCGCTGCGGGTCACTGACGAGGAGATCGAGGCGGCCGACGAGTACGAGGTCGCGCTGTACCGGCGCATCTCGGTGGTGCTCGCGAGCGGCCGGCGGGCGTGGGTGTACGTGGGGATCTGAGCGCGTGGGCACACCGCCTCAGCTCGGGAACGCCTCGGGACTGTGCCCGCCCCCTGCCGCCCGGTAGCGTCGGATCGTGACGCTTCCGCATGACGCCCTGTGGCCGCGCGCGGGTGCGTGGCCCACGATCGACGAGGGCGAGTGGGATGCCGCGCTCCTCGGCGTGCCCGCCTTCCGCACGTCGCTGTCCCCCACCGGCGCGCATGCGACGCCCGCCGCCATCCGCGAGGCGCTGCGGCGTTACAGTCCCGCCCTCCTCGGTCCGCCCCCGGTGGATCTGAACGAGCGGCTGCGCATCGCCGACGTCGGCGACGTCGACGAGCCGGACGGCCCCGTCGGCGAGGCATCCGTCCGCGCCGCCGTCGCGGCCCTCCGCCGACGCGCGGATCTCGTGATCGCACTCGGCGGCGACAACTCCCTCACGTACGCCGTCACCCAGGGTGCGGGCGCCACGGGTCTCGTCACGATCGACGCGCACTTCGACCTCCGCGACGGCGTCTCCAACGGCTCGCCGGTGCGCCGCCTCATCGAGGACGGCCTCGACCCCCGGCGGATCGTGCAGCTCGGGATCGCCGACTTCGCCAACTCGGTCGCGTACGCCCGCCGGGCGGCCGACCTCGGCATCACCGTGGTGACGATGGACGATCTGCGCCGCCGCGGCGCGGCCGATGTCGTCGCCGAGGCGCTCGAGATCGCCGGCGCAGGCGACGGGCCGGTCCACCTCGACATCGACGTGGACGTGTGCGACCGGGCGGTGGCGCCGGGGTGCCCGGCCTCCGTTCCCGGTGGACTCGCGGCGTGGGAGCTCCGCGCGCTCGTGCGGGCGATCGCGGCGGACGCCCGCGTGCACAGCGCCGACATCGCCGAGGTCGACGCGACCGCCGACGCGCCCGACGGCAGGACCGTCAGACTCGCGGCGCTATGCGTCCTGGAGCTCCTCGCCGGGAAGGCGGTTCTCGCATGATCACGCTGGCGCTGGTGCGACACGCCAAGTCCGACTGGGGCGACCCGGAGCTCGACGACCACGAGCGCCCGCTCAACGACCGCGGGCGGCGCGATGCGCCCCGCATGGCCCGCGCGCTCGCCGACACCGGCTTCCGCCCCGAGATCATCCTCTCCAGCTCCGCGGTGCGCGCCCGCAGCACAGCTCGTGCGTTCGCAGAGGCGCTCGACGTGCGGGTCTCGGTCGACCCCGAGCTCTACGGGGCGCCCGCCGGCGTGCTGCTGACCCGGGCGGCCGGCAGCCGCGGGAGGTCGGTGCTCGTCGTCGCGCACGACCCCGGGATGAGCGTGCTGGCGGCACGGCTCTCGGGCGACGCGATCGGCCACATGCCGACCTGCGCCGTCGCGACGTTCAGGTGGTACGCGGACGACTGGGACGTCGCGACCTCGCTCGACCCGGACGAGTGGACGTTCGACTCACCGCGCTGACGGCTCGGGTGTGACGGCGCGGCCGCCGACCCACACCGTCTGCACGATCGGCACCCCGGGGCGGTAGGCGAGGTGCACGCGCGTCGGGGCGTCGAGCATCACCACATCCGCGCGCATGCCGGGCGCCAGCGCGCCGACGTCGTCGCGCCGCAGCGCACGCGCACCGCCTGCCGTCGCAGCCCACACCGCCTCGGCCGGGGTCATCCCCATCTCCCGCACCGCCAGGGCGATCATGAGCGGCAGGGAGCTGGTGAAGCTCGAGCCGGGGTTGCAGTCGCTCGCGAGCGCGACGGTGACCCCCGCGTCGATCAGGCGGCGGGCGTCGGGGTACGGCTGGCGGGTGGAGAACTCGACCCCGGGCAGCAGCGTGGCGACCGTCTGCGACCCTGCCAGCGCGGCCACATCGGCATCGTCGAGATAGGTGCAGTGGTCGACGGATGCCGCGCCCGCCGCGACCGCCAGCCGCACCCCCTCCCCCGGGCCGAGCTGGTTGCCGTGCACCCGCAGGCCGAGGCCCCGCTCGGCGCCCGCGGCGAGGATCCGGCGGGCCTCCTCCGGCGTGAAGGCGCCGCGCTCGCAGAACACGTCGATCCACCGGGCGTGCGGCGCGCACGCGCGCAGCATCTCGCCGCACACGAGCTCGACGTACTCGTCGCGCCGCTCGGCGTACTCGGCCGGGACGACGTGGGCGCCCAGGAACGTCACCTCGCCCGAGACCTCGGCCGCGAGTCGCGCGAGCCGCTCCTCGTCGGCGACCGTGAGACCGTACCCGGTCTTGATCTCGAACGTCGTGGTGCCCTGCCCGTGCAGCTCCGTCGTGAAGCGCTGCAGACGCAGCCGCAGCTCCTCGTCGCTCGCCGCGCGCGTGGCCGCGACCGTGCGCCGTATGCCGCCCGCGGCATACGGCGTGCCCGCCATGCGCGCCTCGAACTCATCGGCACGGTCTCCGCCGAACACGAGGTGGGTGTGGCTGTCGACGAAGCCCGGGATGACCGCCCGGCCGCCGGCGTCGATCGTCGCGTCCTGGCCTCGAGCCGGCGCGTCCGCCGCCTGCCCGATCCAGGCGATGCGCCCGTCCGCCATCAGCAGCGCCGCGTCGTGGACGGTGCCCAGGGGATCTCCGCCGGCGGCGACGTTGGTCGTCAGCTCGCCGATGTTCGTCAGGAGCGTCGTGGTCACGGCATCCGCCCGTCATCCATCGAGCATCGGGACCTGCAGGCCGCGCTCGCGGGCGACCTCCTTGGCCCGGTCGTACCCGGCGTCGACGTGGCGCATGACGCCGGTGCCGGGGTCGTTCGTGA from the Microbacterium atlanticum genome contains:
- a CDS encoding MFS transporter, which encodes MAGYRELLRTPGVARIIAAQLTARFPNGMISLVILLHIEGITGSYGAAGVVLAAVSIGQALAGPVTSRWMGRWGMRRVLTLTTAVCAASLTAIAFLIVPVPVYIVLGFLAGASTPPIVAAVRTIYAKMVNSMQLTALYSLDASLQEVIWILAPVLITFVATQAGTVAGLVLVVLILVSGGTWFILSPEVGRVRIPRSKRSFGTVLTRPAILIATVIGFLLIGSFAAVEAAVVATFDHGGLEAGLVLAVFSVGSLIGGFAFGHLPMGPWAMARRLSVVALGLALTSLWLNVWWIGATLFVAGIGIAPALAVLSAVTTASVKFSDTAEAFGWVGTGQLIGAAVGSAVTGFLIDGPGGVTAAYVAAAAFCGLGLVVAVAFVRGLPDLRTRGASPIPDTEPVPTIG
- a CDS encoding IS481 family transposase, with translation MSHANAALTPRARLRLAKLIVEEHWPVAVAAKMFMTSPPTARKWAARFRAEGPAGMIDRSSRPRSMPAKTPPATVKRIVRLRWRRRLGPVQIAGELGVPASTVHAVLVRARINRLSHIDRVTGEPIRRYEHDHPGSLIHVDVTKFGNIPDGGGWRYVGKQQGKKNKQRAARAGAGYTEKGHPNIGTAFLHTVIDDHSRVAYVEICSDERAVTAIGVLERAVAWFADRGVTVERVLSDNGSAYRSHAWKDACAMLGIRHKRTRPYRPQTNGKIERFHRTLADGWAYARFYPSDTERRAALPGWLHFYNQHRRHSAIGAPPFSRLNNLPGHHT
- a CDS encoding pilus assembly protein CpaE; the encoded protein is MISTELAMALRDAGLIWHPRSGDRFQLDEPEFEADVFTVSEMTIEPREYATGKLLAFNGTTEWALDSVALEDALWLPHEHQLRELLRGAFRALRRLPDTHEVEIVLGGQRRVFEHPEPADAYALAVLELLRRLA
- a CDS encoding alpha/beta fold hydrolase, translating into MPSPVTLPRLSWGEAAAPRRALLVHGLGSNGALMWRYGVTLADAGWRADAVDLRGHGSAPRVLDYRLEAYGADVLAARPGGGPWDLVIGHSLGGAASVLATAADPDWTRRLVLIDPAISLTERDRDIVRDSQTRSFDDPSQTAVRAEHPDWHPQDIELKALSAQQASRWAVEQTSAQNPRWDVTEAALCIGVPTHVIASDPHVYSIFRGKPAESAVAANPHITVSFVPGAGHSPHRDRPEETMAALRAAIG
- a CDS encoding acyl-CoA dehydrogenase family protein, whose protein sequence is MTSFDPREILDDDLLERFRTRAAVHDRENTFPGDDLAELKRIGYLSILAPRELGGAGLGLAEASVLQQRLAGAAPATALAVNMHLVWTGVAKVLADRGDDALRFVLEGAVAGDVFAFGISEAGNDLVLFGSDTDAAPLPDGGYAFTGTKIFTSLAPVWTQLGLHGLDTSSEDAPQLVYAFVPRSEVQAGRVTVRDDWDTLGMRGTQSRTTVLRDAVAPADRVVRRLPPGPQPDPLVFGIFSTFELLLASVYTGIARRALDLAVAASQSRTSKKTGRAYSQDPDIRWRIAEMALAYEALPPQLESLARDVDGLTDHGARWFSLLAGVKHRAVTAAKAIVDDAVLVAGGSSYFNRNELSRLYRDVLAGLFHPSDPESAHSAVASAWLGPLEE
- a CDS encoding DUF445 domain-containing protein — protein: MARTPTHLLSPADQERRRGLRTMKGVALGALVFMAVLFAFSFAFQQDVPALAYVRAAAEGGMVGALADWFAVTALFRHPLGIPIPHTAIIPSRKDEIGHTLGEFVETEFLRGDVVRAKLEQTAISARLGEWLSEPEHAERVAAEASVMAGSVVRALSDEEVGDLLEELAREHLIAPEWGPPVGAWLGRIIDAGGHHAAVDLAADTVSAWLAANRAAFGGLVSRRLPSWVPSVAHRFVDDTVYNEAVKLVAAIRADPQHPARVALDGYFTRLAENLQHDPATIGRFEDAKLAVFDSPRVRELASEAWTTAKAGLLSSLADPESGLRRRAAEALAEIGGRLTTDAALQRRVDGWVTDAAVFLVDRYRHDIASIITDTVERWDPVETTEKIELMVGRDLQYIRLNGTIVGSLAGLAIFTVAHALLG
- a CDS encoding gamma-glutamylcyclotransferase family protein; its protein translation is MSDDLRSQLLFTYGTLQHPDVQLDTFGRLLDGDDDALPGYTVDYAEIEDRRVVDLSGLSVHPVVRETGNPLDKVVGRALRVTDEEIEAADEYEVALYRRISVVLASGRRAWVYVGI
- a CDS encoding arginase family protein, with amino-acid sequence MTLPHDALWPRAGAWPTIDEGEWDAALLGVPAFRTSLSPTGAHATPAAIREALRRYSPALLGPPPVDLNERLRIADVGDVDEPDGPVGEASVRAAVAALRRRADLVIALGGDNSLTYAVTQGAGATGLVTIDAHFDLRDGVSNGSPVRRLIEDGLDPRRIVQLGIADFANSVAYARRAADLGITVVTMDDLRRRGAADVVAEALEIAGAGDGPVHLDIDVDVCDRAVAPGCPASVPGGLAAWELRALVRAIAADARVHSADIAEVDATADAPDGRTVRLAALCVLELLAGKAVLA
- a CDS encoding SixA phosphatase family protein — encoded protein: MITLALVRHAKSDWGDPELDDHERPLNDRGRRDAPRMARALADTGFRPEIILSSSAVRARSTARAFAEALDVRVSVDPELYGAPAGVLLTRAAGSRGRSVLVVAHDPGMSVLAARLSGDAIGHMPTCAVATFRWYADDWDVATSLDPDEWTFDSPR
- the hutI gene encoding imidazolonepropionase; translation: MTTTLLTNIGELTTNVAAGGDPLGTVHDAALLMADGRIAWIGQAADAPARGQDATIDAGGRAVIPGFVDSHTHLVFGGDRADEFEARMAGTPYAAGGIRRTVAATRAASDEELRLRLQRFTTELHGQGTTTFEIKTGYGLTVADEERLARLAAEVSGEVTFLGAHVVPAEYAERRDEYVELVCGEMLRACAPHARWIDVFCERGAFTPEEARRILAAGAERGLGLRVHGNQLGPGEGVRLAVAAGAASVDHCTYLDDADVAALAGSQTVATLLPGVEFSTRQPYPDARRLIDAGVTVALASDCNPGSSFTSSLPLMIALAVREMGMTPAEAVWAATAGGARALRRDDVGALAPGMRADVVMLDAPTRVHLAYRPGVPIVQTVWVGGRAVTPEPSAR